A window of the Henckelia pumila isolate YLH828 chromosome 3, ASM3356847v2, whole genome shotgun sequence genome harbors these coding sequences:
- the LOC140891561 gene encoding anthocyanidin 3-O-glucosyltransferase 2-like produces MQKTQLLFIPSPGLSHLTSTVEMAKLLLARDNRVSITVLIMKLPKDSKVDNYMAGVSSSDSNLSFKNLPNQDFDSKPGGIFNFIDGQTIHIREIVSGLMNVETSGGAPRLAGLVLDMFCTNFIDVANEFGLPSYVFFTSGACCLGLFSELVSLKFERGQEPCQLINSVSELSIPCFSISVPAKVFPPVLLTDNPMANMFYTYFSRFKEAKGIMINTFYELEPYAVESLSDGKLPKVYPVGPILNLSNKTDSSQKDDEIMKWLDNQPDSSVVFLCFGSMGSFEKTQVKEIALALERSEHRFLWSIRKPGPKGAEHLPTEYEDFQEVLPEGFLERSEGVGKVIGWAPQVAVLSHSAVGGFVSHCGWNSTLESLWCGVPVATFPLYAEQQLNAFELVKELGLAVEIKIDYHKKFQAAEGEEQEILAAEVIEAAIRRLMAEEGGGGVRQKVKEMQKISRMALVEGGSSNRSIDVFINDVIQNIS; encoded by the coding sequence ATGCAGAAAACACAGCTACTATTCATCCCCTCACCAGGGCTGAGCCACCTCACCTCCACCGTGGAGATGGCCAAGCTCCTCCTTGCCAGAGACAACCGTGTCTCCATCACCGTTCTCATCATGAAGCTTCCCAAAGATAGTAAAGTCGATAATTACATGGCCGGAGTTTCGTCGTCGGATTCTAATTTGAGCTTCAAGAACCTCCCTAATCAAGATTTCGACTCCAAACCCGGCGGGATCTTCAACTTCATCGACGGCCAAACGATTCATATAAGAGAAATCGTGAGCGGTTTGATGAACGTCGAAACATCCGGCGGTGCTCCTCGGTTAGCCGGATTGGTTCTCGACATGTTCTGCACGAATTTCATCGACGTTGCGAACGAATTCGGGCTGCCTTCTTACGTCTTTTTCACCTCAGGTGCGTGCTGTCTGGGTTTGTTCTCTGAACTAGTTTCGCTTAAAttcgagcgaggccaagaacCCTGCCAGCTTATAAACTCTGTTTCCGAGTTATCCATCCCCTGTTTTTCGATATCCGTCCCGGCAAAAGTGTTTCCTCCTGTGTTATTAACCGATAATCCCATGGCAAATATGTTCTACACTTACTTCAGCAGATTTAAAGAGGCTAAAGGAATAATGATCAACACATTTTACGAGCTGGAACCGTATGCCGTTGAATCTTTATCAGATGGGAAGCTCCCGAAAGTTTATCCCGTTGGCCCAATTCTGAATTTGAGTAACAAAACAGACAGTAGCCAAAAAGACGACGAAATCATGAAATGGCTTGATAATCAGCCCGATTCCTCGGTCGTGTTCTTGTGTTTCGGGAGTATGGGGAGTTTCGAGAAAACTCAGGTGAAGGAAATTGCGTTGGCGCTAGAGAGAAGCGAGCACAGGTTTCTATGGTCTATCAGGAAGCCGGGGCCGAAGGGAGCGGAGCATCTTCCGACCGAGTACGAAGATTTTCAAGAAGTTCTCCCCGAAGGGTTCTTGGAGAGAAGTGAAGGAGTCGGGAAAGTGATCGGGTGGGCGCCGCAGGTGGCGGTGTTGTCCCATTCCGCCGTGGGGGGATTCGTTTCCCACTGCGGATGGAATTCGACGTTGGAGAGCTTGTGGTGCGGAGTGCCGGTGGCGACGTTTCCGTTGTACGCAGAGCAGCAGCTGAATGCTTTCGAATTGGTGAAGGAATTGGGGCTGGCGGTGGAGATCAAAATAGACTATCACAAAAAATTCCAGGCCGCGGAAGGCGAGGAGCAGGAAATATTGGCGGCGGAGGTGATAGAAGCAGCCATAAGGCGGCTGATGGCGGAGGAAGGCGGCGGCGGAGTAAGGCAGAAGGTGAAGGAGATGCAGAAGATAAGTAGGATGGCTTTGGTGGAAGGTGGATCCTCTAATAGAAGTATCGATGTTTTTATCAACGATGTGATTCAAAATATTTCTTAA
- the LOC140892716 gene encoding anthocyanidin 3-O-glucosyltransferase 2-like, with the protein MAEKIIELVFIPFPVPSHLSALVHLANLLTDTDPRLSVTILVLKSPIDTKIDSFTKNSSNPRVRFVKIIPDDESRVPELMENPKHFMLRFLESQKKYVRDAVAEIMEDQTRRIAGFVLDMFCTAMMEVADEFRVPSYICFTCGAAVLGLMLHFQRLNDEFGFEYAAARYEGSDSELSISTYVNPYPASVLPSSVLEKDGVLLKNFKRFWDCKGIVINTFLELESHAVESLLADESFPRIYPIGPMIQEPNGEEEQGKGGREILEWLDQQPDSSVVYLCFGTNGCFEREQVKEIATALEKSGHRFLWSLRKPPPEGKFEMVGEYEDPEEVLPEGFLRRTAGAGRVIGWSPQMAVLSHRSVGGFVSHCGWNSSLESVWCGVPLAVWPLFAEQQANAFQFVKELGMAVEIKMDYRKNCGIIVGAEKIETAIRELMDPDNKIRVKIAAMKERSRVARGIGGSSRDFLDRLVQDFVHTVS; encoded by the coding sequence atggcggAAAAAATCATTGAACTGGTGTTCATCCCTTTCCCCGTCCCGAGCCATCTTTCAGCTTTGGTGCATCTGGCAAATCTCTTGACTGATACGGATCCACGCCTTTCGGTTACTATCCTCGTCTTGAAGTCGCCCATTGACACCAAAATCGATTCTTTCACCAAGAATTCCAGCAACCCTCGAGTACGATTCGTAAAAATCATCCCCGATGATGAATCCAGGGTCCCGGAGTTGATGGAAAATCCCAAACACTTTATGCTCCGGTTCCTTGAAAGCCAGAAGAAATACGTCAGGGACGCTGTGGCGGAGATTATGGAGGACCAGACGAGAAGGATTGCTGGGTTTGTGCTGGACATGTTCTGCACCGCCATGATGGAGGTGGCGGATGAGTTTCGGGTCCCAAGTTACATTTGCTTCACTTGCGGCGCTGCGGTGTTGGGTCTCATGCTTCATTTCCAGCGACTTAACGACGAATTCGGGTTCGAATATGCGGCAGCGCGGTACGAGGGATCGGATTCGGAGTTATCGATTTCAACTTACGTTAATCCTTACCCAGCGAGTGTCTTACCTTCTTCTGTACTCGAAAAAGACGGCGTGTTGTTGAAGAATTTCAAGAGGTTCTGGGACTGTAAAGGGATTGTGATAAACACTTTTCTTGAACTGGAATCTCACGCTGTGGAGTCCCTTTTGGCAGATGAAAGCTTCCCAAGAATTTACCCCATCGGCCCGATGATCCAGGAACCAAATGGCGAAGAAGAACAGGGGAAAGGGGGACGCGAGATCCTGGAATGGCTGGACCAGCAACCAGATTCTTCCGTCGTTTATCTCTGTTTCGGCACCAACGGGTGTTTCGAGAGAGAACAAGTGAAGGAGATCGCCACAGCGCTTGAAAAGAGCGGACACCGTTTCCTCTGGTCCCTCAGGAAGCCTCCTCCGGAGGGAAAGTTCGAGATGGTCGGGGAATACGAAGACCCAGAGGAAGTACTGCCGGAGGGATTCCTGCGGCGCACGGCGGGAGCAGGGAGAGTGATCGGGTGGTCGCCGCAGATGGCCGTGCTATCCCATCGGTCCGTGGGAGGTTTCGTCTCGCATTGCGGATGGAACTCGAGTTTGGAGAGCGTTTGGTGCGGAGTGCCGCTGGCGGTGTGGCCGCTATTCGCGGAGCAGCAAGCTAATGCGTTCCAATTCGTTAAGGAGTTGGGAATGGCGGTCGAGATCAAGATGGACTACAGGAAAAATTGCGGTATCATCGTCGGGGCGGAGAAGATCGAGACGGCCATCCGGGAGTTGATGGATCCGGACAACAAAATCCGAGTTAAGATCGCGGCTATGAAAGAAAGGAGCAGAGTCGCTCGCGGGATAGGCGGGTCGTCCCGCGATTTCTTGGACCGTCTGGTTCAAGATTTTGTTCATACGGTGTCTTGA